In Sorghum bicolor cultivar BTx623 chromosome 8, Sorghum_bicolor_NCBIv3, whole genome shotgun sequence, one genomic interval encodes:
- the LOC8067253 gene encoding putative disease resistance protein RGA1 gives MADTIISAIISDLVSRAISILIGRFSNQESTEDRLQRMRYLVIRIHSVVEEAKGRQISNHGTLQWLSELIDVEYQGCYLLESVGYGGGKQEVERDDDDDDDKVNPQVSTLSLFNPAKRVRVAAAGCTVTHASSWSHDSIGGVDEIERVLQRLQGMCQDLREFILLLQDCKPIRRPLPTNIFRDGQMFGRHVEKEKIINFLLHEDDQLGVLPIVGGSGVGKTTLVQYACDDTRVRSHFPVIMLYCLSSTYGVKNNEGTSSNDPLELVQSNTTFRGEQKRCLVIFEDVEMHKKQILEEFFRSPRSSNVGMIKMIITTNNPRVANIVGTVEPIMLKVLQCPEYWFFFKAHAFAGRDVEENPRLISAGKAIARKLNGSFFGAKIVGGVLRDHPDARHWCEVLRSNIIEEMCPLSDGMNYISDLADNLLPDHVDMWKVTLSKDPSFPPRPTQQLVMLKDVQGAAPHDSMLACWADDLRFAKVLLCQSVLPFLNHYYIARCSCTCTVGSENPCSKLVLSNASNMSI, from the coding sequence ATGGCAGATACCATCATCTCCGCTATCATCAGTGATCTGGTCAGTAGAGCTATTTCTATTCTCATCGGGCGTTTTAGTAACCAGGAGAGCACTGAAGACAGGTTGCAAAGGATGAGATATCTGGTCATCAGAATCCACAGCGTGGTAGAGGAAGCAAAAGGGCGACAGATCTCCAACCACGGCACCCTCCAGTGGCTCTCAGAGCTCATCGACGTCGAGTACCAGGGCTGTTATTTGCTAGAATCTGTCGGGTATGGAGGTGGCAAGCAGGAAGTCGAaagagatgatgatgatgatgatgataaggtAAATCCCCAAGTTTCCACCTTGTCCTTGTTTAATCCAGCAAAGCGTGTGAGGGTTGCAGCAGCTGGCTGCACCGTGACTCATGCATCTTCCTGGAGCCATGACAGTATCGGTGGCGTTGATGAGATTGAGAGGGTGCTCCAGAGATTGCAGGGCATGTGTCAAGATCTCAGGGAGTTCATCCTGCTCTTGCAAGACTGCAAGCCGATCCGCCGCCCTCTACCGACTAACATTTTCCGGGATGGGCAGATGTTTGGTCGACATGTTGAGAAGGAGAAGATCATCAACTTTCTGCTGCACGAAGATGATCAACTAGGTGTGCTACCTATTGTTGGTGGCAGTGGAGTCGGGAAGACAACCCTGGTGCAGTATGCTTGTGACGATACCAGAGTGCGTAGCCACTTCCCAGTGATCATGCTGTACTGTCTCTCATCCACTTATGGTGTTAAAAATAACGAAGGAACTTCTTCAAATGACCCACTGGAGTTGGTCCAGAGTAATACTACTTTTCGTGGTGAGCAAAAGAGGTGCTTGGTGATATTTGAGGACGTGGAGATGCACAAGAAACAGATACTGGAAGAGTTCTTCAGGAGCCCAAGAAGTAGCAATGTTGGGATGATCAAGATGATCATCACGACAAACAATCCACGTGTCGCAAACATTGTTGGGACAGTGGAGCCAATCATGCTAAAGGTATTGCAATGCCCTGAGTACTGGTTCTTCTTCAAGGCCCATGCATTTGCCGGCAGAGACGTCGAGGAGAACCCGAGGCTGATCTCTGCAGGGAAAGCAATAGCAAGGAAGCTGAATGGGTCATTCTTCGGTGCCAAGATCGTTGGAGGGGTGCTCAGGGACCACCCGGATGCCAGGCACTGGTGCGAGGTGCTGAGGAGCAACATTATTGAAGAGATGTGTCCCCTCAGTGATGGCATGAACTACATATCAGACTTGGCTGACAACTTGCTGCCAGATCATGTGGACATGTGGAAGGTGACACTTTCAAAGGACCCCTCCTTTCCTCCTCGGCCGACGCAGCAGTTGGTTATGTTAAAGGATGTGCAAGGTGCTGCTCCTCATGATAGCATGCTGGCTTGTTGGGCAGATGACCTCCGATTTGCCAAAGTGTTGTTGTGCCAGTCGGTTCTGCCGTTCTTAAATCACTACTATATTGCTCGTTGCTCTTGCACTTGCACTGTAGGATCAGAAAATCCTTGTTCAAAGCTTGTATTATCAAATGCTTCAAATATGTCAATTTAG
- the LOC8067255 gene encoding subtilisin-like protease SBT1.8 has translation MLLLFTSTVGLLPHTHQAITQGNCERSGLCTYIVRVSPPPSISMDMSPTNLESWYRSFLPPHMERSPRSASPFIHTYKEAIFGFAIDLTNDEAEYVKSKDGVLMMYKDTLLPLLTTHTPDFLSLRPNGGAWDSLGMGEGSIIGLLDTGIDYAHSSFGDDGMSTPPSKWRGSCHFDSGHCNKKLIGARSLIGGPNNTEVPLDDVGHGTHTASTAAGMFVQGASVLGSGNGTAAGMAPRAHLAMYKVCSEQGCYGSDILAGLDAAIADGVDILSISLGGRPQPFHEDIIAIGTFSAMKKGIFVSCSAGNSGPLTGTLSNEEPWVLTVGASTMDRQMEAIVKLGDGRAFVGESAYQPSSLGPLPLMFQSAGNITGNVVACELEGSEIEIGQSVKDGGGAGVILLGAEDGGHTTIAAAHVLPASFLNSQDAAAVREYIKTSSKPTASIIFNGTSLGTTPAPVVAYFSSRGPSTASPGILKPDVIGPGVNVIAAWPFKVGPNTAGAGPEHDTTFNSISGTSMSAPHLSGIAAILKSAHPDWSPAVIKSAIMTTAYVAYGNSQPILDEKLNPASHFSIGAGHVNPAQAISPGLVYDTDVEQYIMYLCGLGYTDSQVETITDQKDACNKGRKLAEAELNYPSIATRASAGKLVVNRTVTNVGDAMSSYTIEIDMPKEVEATVSPTKLEFTKLKENKTFTVSLSWNASKTKHAQGSFKWVSSKHVVRSPIVIF, from the coding sequence GCCTGCTACCACACACCCATCAAGCCATCACCCAAGGAAATTGTGAAAGATCTGGCCTCTGCACGTATATTGTACGTGTGAGCCCTCCTCCAAGTATTTCCATGGATATGAGCCCCACGAACCTTGAAAGCTGGTATAGATCATTCCTCCCCCCGCATATGGAAAGATCGCCTCGATCAgcatcaccattcattcacacCTATAAAGAAGCCATTTTCGGTTTCGCTATAGACCTCACAAATGATGAGGCAGAGTATGTCAAGAGCAAAGATGGGGTCCTTATGATGTACAAAGACACCCTTCTTCCGCTCTTGACAACCCACACACCTGATTTCCTAAGCCTTCGACCAAATGGAGGGGCTTGGGATAGCTTAGGCATGGGCGAGGGAAGCATCATTGGTCTCCTAGATACGGGGATAGATTATGCACACAGCTCTTTCGGTGACGACGGCATGTCCACGCCTCCTTCTAAATGGCGTGGATCCTGCCACTTTGACAGTGGTCACTGCAACAAGAAGCTTATTGGCGCAAGGTCATTGATTGGTGGCCCAAATAATACTGAGGTTCCATTGGATGATGTTGGCCATGGAACACACACTGCTAGCACGGCCGCTGGCATGTTCGTGCAAGGTGCAAGTGTGCTTGGTAGCGGCaatggtactgcagctggcatGGCCCCTCGTGCACACCTAGCCATGTACAAGGTGTGCAGCGAGCAGGGCTGCTATGGGTCAGACATTCTTGCCGGACTTGATGCTGCTATCGCCGATGGTGTTGATATCTTGTCCATATCACTCGGCGGTCGTCCACAGCCCTTCCATGAAGATATTATTGCCATTGGAACCTTTTCTGCTATGAAGAAAGGCATATTTGTGAGTTGTTCTGCTGGAAATTCTGGTCCTCTGACTGGCACACTAAGCAATGAAGAGCCATGGGTCTTGACAGTAGGTGCCAGCACAATGGACCGGCAAATGGAAGCCATTGTGAAGCTTGGCGATGGGCGCGCCTTTGTTGGTGAGTCGGCCTACCAACCATCtagtcttggccctttgccccTGATGTTTCAATCTGCTGGAAACATCACGGGGAATGTTGTTGCTTGTGAGCTTGAAGGCTCTGAGATCGAAATTGGACAATCTGTCAAGGATGGCGGTGGTGCTGGGGTGATATTACTGGGAGCTGAGGATGGTGGCCACACAACTATTGCTGCAGCTCATGTCCTACCAGCATCATTTCTGAACTCTCAAGATGCTGCTGCCGTCAGAGAGTACATCAAGACATCCAGCAAGCCGACTGCCTCCATCATTTTCAATGGCACGTCACTGGGAACCACTCCAGCTCCTGTGGTTGCTTACTTCTCGTCTAGGGGGCCAAGTACTGCAAGCCCTGGCATTCTGAAGCCAGACGTCATTGGACCCGGTGTGAATGTCATTGCAGCATGGCCGTTCAAAGTCGGACCAAATACTGCCGGTGCCGGCCCTGAACATGATACAACTTTCAACTCCATCTCTGGAACATCAATGTCTGCACCTCACCTTAGTGGTATTGCAGCTATTCTCAAGAGTGCACATCCAGATTGGTCACCTGCGGTGATCAAGTCGGCAATCATGACGACAGCCTATGTCGCGTATGGTAACAGCCAGCCAATCCTTGATGAGAAACTCAATCCAGCGAGTCATTTCAGTATTGGGGCCGGACATGTTAACCCTGCCCAAGCTATCAGCCCAGGCTTAGTGTACGATACCGACGTGGAGCAGTACATCATGTATCTCTGTGGCCTAGGCTACACAGATTCTCAGGTGGAGACAATCACGGATCAGAAGGATGCTTGTAACAAAGGAAGAAAACTAGCTGAAGCAGAGCTGAACTACCCTTCGATTGCAACAAGGGCGAGTGCAGGAAAACTTGTCGTGAATCGGACAGTTACAAATGTTGGAGATGCAATGTCGTCTTACACCATTGAGATTGACATGCCAAAGGAAGTTGAGGCCACAGTGTCACCAACAAAGCTAGAGTTCACCAAGCTCAAGGAGAACAAAACGTTTACTGTAAGCTTAAGCTGGAATGCTAGCAAAACTAAGCATGCACAGGGAAGTTTCAAGTGGGTCTCTAGCAAGCATGTGGTCAGGAGCCCCATTGTAATATTCTAA